The genomic region CCACGGACGGGCATCGCCGAGATAGCAGAGATCGCTTTGTTCTACCATCTGGTTGAAATCTACCAGATAATTAGCCTCTCCCATTCCGCTGAGATAGCGCATTGCCAGACTGGTATCGCTGAGGTTTTCAACCGCTTTCAGGCTGGATTGCAATTTGTCGGCATGCTGCCCCACGGCTCCCAGAGACAAAAAGGTGGCCATTGCCCTGGCGCTACTGACCTGCTCATCCACCGTGGTGGCCAGGCTGCTGTGCAACAACATTGCATCTCTTAAGGTTTCATCATGGCGCGCACCTGGGTGGCATGGCCAGCGAACTGCCAGCACGCCGTTATCAGCCAGCCATTGACGGCACCAGCCGAGAATGACCTGCCGGCTGTTATTGTCCAGATAGGCCAGATCGCCCTGGACAAAAATATAGTCCTGCTGCCCGACCTCAAGTTCAACCAACTGGTTTAACGATAGTGCACCCAGTTGCACATTATGCGCCCCTGCGGTCTGACGTAATAGCTCACCCTGCTGAATGATCCCGGTATCAATATCAATACCAATGACCTGCGCATCCGGGTTCGTAAGCGCAAAGGGCAACAAACTGTCGCCCCGCCCGCAACCCAATACCAACACTCTGGCCGTATTTGTAGGTGCGCTTTCGAAGCCATAAAGGCTGGTCATCGCCGCGATATGCTCGGGAGATAACATCGGATCTGATTGCAAAGCTAAAGGGGATGTCAGAGCGCAAGGCGTCTCAATAGCCTCTTGGGTTGTCATATGTCGTTCCTGTTAAGTCGAACTTTTCCTTTACTATATAAAGTCAACGCGTCCTTCAATGCGTTAAGCATGACGCTCCGGAGGGGCTTATTCCGGCATTGCCCAAAAACAAAAAAGCCAACCCGAAGGTTGGCTTGAGTAAGCGATAATGAATTAACGCAGCAGAGACAGAACGCCCTGCGGAACCTGGTTAGCCTGAGCCAGTACAGAAGTACCAGCCTGCTGCAGGATCTGCGCACGAGACATGTTAGAAACTTCTGTCGCGTAATCAGCGTCTTCGATACGGCTACGTGCAGAAGACAGGTTGTTTACGGTGTTGCCCAGGTTAGTGATGGCAGATTCGAAACGGTTCTGAATCGCACCCAGGGAGCTACGGAATTCGTCAACTTTAGCCAGAGCCTTGTCAATTTTGTCCAGCGCGCCAGAGGTCGCACCGGTAGTCATGCTCTTGAAGCTCAGGTTGTCGGTATCGATAGTGAAAGCGGCTTTCGTTGCGGTAGTGGTATCCGCAGCCTGCGGATCCAGGGCAACGTAGAAGCTGGCGCTAGAACCACTAGCGATTTCAAAACCGTTCGCTTTCAGGTTGTTAGACTCAGCCGCGTTGCTAGCAGTCACGCTAACTTTCGCGAACAGGTTGCCTTTTTCATCGGTGTATACGCTTGCAGAATCGAATGCAACGTTTGCGGTACCAACGCCCAGACGGGTAGCCAGAGCATCAGTTTTTGCTTCAGATACGCTTGCGCTAGATACCTGGGTAGTAGAACCGTAGAACTTCTCGAAGTCAGCGGTGGTAGCAGTAGTAACTTCGCCTTTCGGACCGTTAACGTTGAAGCTATCCAGACCCAGAGTTTTAGAGGTGATTTCCTGCAGGTTGATATCGATGGTTTCGCCATCGTTAGCGCCAACCTGGATGGTCAGAGTCTGATCTTTGCTCAGGATTTTGGTGCCGTTAAACTGAGTCTGACCAGAAACACGGTCAATTTCGCTCAGGCGCTGTTTAATTTCGTCCTGGATAGAAGACAGGTCAGAATCAGAGTTAGAACCGTTAGCTGCCTGAACAGACAGTTCACGGATACGCTGCAGGTTGTTGTTGATTTCGTTCAGAGAACCTTCAGTTGTCTGAGCAACAGAGATACCGTCGTTGGCGTTACGAGAAGCCTGAGTCAAACCTTTGATGTTTGAAGTGAAACGGTTCGCAATCGCCTGACCAGCAGCGTCATCTTTCGCGCTGTTGATACGCAGACCAGAGGACAGACGCTCGATAGCAGAGCTCAGGGTACCCTGGGATTTGTTCAGGTTGTTTTGGGTCAACAGCGACAGGCTGTTAGTATTGATGACTTGTGCCATAATCTTTTCCTTATCAATTATATCTTGATGTTATTGGGCCGTTGCCCACGGTTTCTCACCGTAACCCATGTATCGGCACCTTAAATTCGATCTTTAGAGAATTTTTAGTTTTCGCGATCTTTTTTTTAGTCCGCGAAATACCCTCTTTATATGGCATTATTCCCCTTATTATTTTCATATAAATTTTATTAAACTTTGCCCTCAGATTGCCGATAACGCCGTTAACTACTGTTTGCAATCACAAGGAATTTGGTATGGCTTCATTTACATCATTAGGTGTCGGCTCAAACTTACCGCTGGATACATTGCTAACGAACCTGACCACTGCTGAGAAAAGACGTTTAACGCCAATTACCCAGCAGCAAAGTGCTAATACCGCGCGCCTGACGGCATATGGAACCTTAAAAAGCGCGTTAGAAAAATTCCAGACAGCGAATACCGCGCTGAATAATGCAGACCTGTTTAAAAGCACCAAAATTACCAGTAGCACCACCGATTTAGGCGTTGCCACCACCGCAGGGGCATCCCCTGGGATATATACCGTGAGCGTCACTAAACTGGCGCAGGCGCAGTCTCTGACAACTGATGTACAGGTCAGCTCCGAGAAAGATAAATTAGGCGATCTAACGGCCACAACCCGCACACTGAAAATTGAACAAAAGGGTCGTGAGGAACCATTAGAAATCAAGCTGACCAACGATCAGACCTCCCTGGAAGGTATTCGCGACGCGATTAACGACACGGACAGCGGTATTTCCGCCAGCATCGTTAAGGTAAAAGAAGGCGATTATCAGTTGGTGCTGACCGCGGAAACCGGCACTGACAGTCAAATGACGATTTCAGTGGATGGCGACACTAAGCTTAGCGATTTGCTGGCCTATGACAGCACCAGTGGCACTGGAAATATGAAACAGTTAGTGCCCGCGCAGGATGCTAATTTGACGGTGAACGGCATTAATATTGTGCGTCAGAGCAACACCATTACTGATGCGCCACAAGGCGTAACGCTCACGCTGACGAAAGAAGTCACTGACGCAAAAGTAACGGTCACCAAATCGAACGATAAATCAACCGAGGCCATCAAAGGCTGGGTTGATGCCTATAACGCGCTGATTGATACCTTCGGAACGCTGACCAAATATACCGAAGTCGATCAGGGTGCCGAGGCTCAGGATGAGTCAAACGGCGCGCTGTTAGGTGATAGCGTGGTACGTACCATTCAGACCGGGATCCGCGCGCAGTTTGCGAACAGCGAAAGTACTTCGGTATTCAAAACGCTGAACGAAATTGGCATTGCCCAGGACGGCGCGACCGGGAAATTAAAAATTGATGATGCCAAACTGAAAAAAGCGCTGGATGAGAATACGGCCGGTACGCGTGAACTGTTGGTAGGTGATGGTAAAGAGACCGGTATTACGACCAAAATCTCTTCTCTGGTGAAAGATTATCTGGCCGATGACGGAATTATCGACAGCGCCCAGGACAATGTGAACGCGACGCTGAAAAAACTGACCAAGCAATATTTAGCCGTCAGCTCCAGCATCGACGATACCATAGCTCGTTATAAGGCCCAGTTTACCCAACTGGATACCATGATGAGCAAACTGAATAACACCAGTAACTATCTGAGCCAGCAATTTACTGCGATGAGTAATTCCTGATAACACGAGGTAAATATGTA from Citrobacter sp. RHB25-C09 harbors:
- a CDS encoding FliC/FljB family flagellin; amino-acid sequence: MAQVINTNSLSLLTQNNLNKSQGTLSSAIERLSSGLRINSAKDDAAGQAIANRFTSNIKGLTQASRNANDGISVAQTTEGSLNEINNNLQRIRELSVQAANGSNSDSDLSSIQDEIKQRLSEIDRVSGQTQFNGTKILSKDQTLTIQVGANDGETIDINLQEITSKTLGLDSFNVNGPKGEVTTATTADFEKFYGSTTQVSSASVSEAKTDALATRLGVGTANVAFDSASVYTDEKGNLFAKVSVTASNAAESNNLKANGFEIASGSSASFYVALDPQAADTTTATKAAFTIDTDNLSFKSMTTGATSGALDKIDKALAKVDEFRSSLGAIQNRFESAITNLGNTVNNLSSARSRIEDADYATEVSNMSRAQILQQAGTSVLAQANQVPQGVLSLLR
- the fliD gene encoding flagellar filament capping protein FliD, with product MASFTSLGVGSNLPLDTLLTNLTTAEKRRLTPITQQQSANTARLTAYGTLKSALEKFQTANTALNNADLFKSTKITSSTTDLGVATTAGASPGIYTVSVTKLAQAQSLTTDVQVSSEKDKLGDLTATTRTLKIEQKGREEPLEIKLTNDQTSLEGIRDAINDTDSGISASIVKVKEGDYQLVLTAETGTDSQMTISVDGDTKLSDLLAYDSTSGTGNMKQLVPAQDANLTVNGINIVRQSNTITDAPQGVTLTLTKEVTDAKVTVTKSNDKSTEAIKGWVDAYNALIDTFGTLTKYTEVDQGAEAQDESNGALLGDSVVRTIQTGIRAQFANSESTSVFKTLNEIGIAQDGATGKLKIDDAKLKKALDENTAGTRELLVGDGKETGITTKISSLVKDYLADDGIIDSAQDNVNATLKKLTKQYLAVSSSIDDTIARYKAQFTQLDTMMSKLNNTSNYLSQQFTAMSNS